TGTTCTGCGAGCAGGGCACGATCGACACGCTGGTGGTGCCGGGCCGGATCCGAATCGGCGCCGGCGGTCCCGAACCGCAGGTCGATCCCGCCGTGGTGGCCTGGCTCCGTGAGGTCGGACCGGCCGCGGGCCGGGTCGCTTCGGTGTGCGTGGGCGCGCAGGTGACCGCCGCCGCCGGTCTGCTCGACGGCCACCGGGCGACCACCCACTGGGCCACGGCCGAACGGTTCGCCGCGGATCACCCCGCCGTCGAGGTCGACCCCGATCCCATCTTCGTCCGCTCGGGCCGGATGTGGACGAGCGCCGGCATCACTTCGTCCATGGATCTCGCCCTGGCACTCGTGGCCGAGGACCACGGCGACGAGGTGGCCCTCGAAGTCGCCCGCATCATGGTCATGTACCTCCAGCGGCCGGGCGGCCAGAGCCAGTTCAGCGTTCCCCTGGCCCACCCGGCCGGCAGCCGCGAGGATCTGCGCGCGCTGCGGCGGTGGATCGGCGAGCACCTGGACGCCGACCTGTCGGTGCCCGCGCTCGCCGCGCGGATGTCCATGAGCGAGCGGCATTTCGCCCGGGTCTTCCGGGCCGAGACCGGCAGCACGCCCGGCTCCTACGTCGAGA
The Streptomyces sp. NBC_01296 DNA segment above includes these coding regions:
- a CDS encoding GlxA family transcriptional regulator, giving the protein MNSGSHSPLSGPHVVVFAMFPGIDALDVTGPAEVFAMTNLVLGANHSGVGRGYEVHLAGERRGPVATSAGVRLHVEELFCEQGTIDTLVVPGRIRIGAGGPEPQVDPAVVAWLREVGPAAGRVASVCVGAQVTAAAGLLDGHRATTHWATAERFAADHPAVEVDPDPIFVRSGRMWTSAGITSSMDLALALVAEDHGDEVALEVARIMVMYLQRPGGQSQFSVPLAHPAGSREDLRALRRWIGEHLDADLSVPALAARMSMSERHFARVFRAETGSTPGSYVERMRLEAARRLLERTARLAPDIARACGFGSVESLHRVFRDRLDTSPGEYRSRFRTTA